The genomic DNA GCCGCGGTGCCGACCAGCGCCGCTGCGGAGGCGGCCAGCTGCTCACGGCGCAGCTTCTCGAGCTCCTTCTCCGTCGCCTTCAGCTTGGCCAGGGTGGCGGCCAGGCGGTCCGGCAGCTGCACGGAGGGAACCTTGAGCATTTCGGAGAGTTCGTTCACCAGTGCCCGCTCGGCGGCCAGGTGGCGGAACGCGTCCATGCCCACGAAGGCCTCGACCCGGCGGTTGCCTGATCCCACGGACTGTTCGCCCAGGAGTGTCAGGCTGCCGATGCGGGAGGTGGACGCCACGTGCGTGCCGCCGCAGAGTTCCCGGGACCAGTCGCCGTTCATCTCCACCACACGCACGGTGTCGCCGTAGGCTTCCCCGAACAGTGCGGTGGCGCCCAGTGCCTTGGCTTCGTCGAGCGACATGATCTTGGTCTCGACCTGGTAGTTGCTGCGGATCGCGAGGTTGGAGACCTCTTCGATCTCGGACTTCGCGGCGTCGGAGAGTCCCTCGCCCCAGGAGAAGTCAAAGCGCAGGTAGCCGGCCTTGTTGAAGGAACCGCGCTGCAGCGCCTCCGGGCCGAGGATCTGGTGCAGGGCGGCGTGCACAATGTGCGTGCCGGAGTGTGCCTGCTCCGCCTCGTGGCGGCGCTGGGCGTCGACGGCGGCCAGCACGTTGGCGCCGGCGGCGATTTCGCCTTCACGGACAATCGCCTTGTGCACGCTCAAACCCTTGACCGGACGCTGGACGTCCTGCACTTCCAGCACAAAACCGTCACCGGTGATCAGGCCCGTGTCAGCCGCCTGGCCGCCGGCTTCGGCGTAGAACGGGGTTTCGTCCAGGACCAGGGAGATTTCCGATCCCTGGCCGGCGTATTCCACGCGGGAACCGCCGGAGATGATGCCGCGCACCTTGGACTCGGTGCTCAGCTCGTCGTACCCGGTGAAGACGGTGTTTCCGGCCGCGAGCATTTCGTTGAAGACGGAGAGGTCCGCGTGGCCGTGCTTTTTGCCGCGGGCATCGGCCTGGGCGCGCTTGCGCTGCTCGGACATCAGCGACCGGAAGCCGGCCTCGTCAACCTTCAGCCCGGCTTCCTCCGCCATTTCAAGGGTGAGGTCGATCGGGAATCCGTAGGTGTCGTGCAGGGCGAAGGCCTCTTCGCCGCTGAGCGGGGTGCCGGCGGCCTTGGAGACCTTTACGGCTTCCTCCAGGCGTTCGGTGCCGGAGGCAATGGTGCGCAGGAACGCTTTTTCCTCGGCATAGGCAATGCGGCTGATCCGGGCGAAGTCGGCTTCCACCTGGGGGTAGACACCCTTCATGGCGTCCCGGGAGACGGGCAGCAGTTCAGGCAGGACGGCCGTTTCCACACCCAGCAGGCGCATGGCGCGCACCGCACGGCGGATCAGGCGGCGCAGCACATAGCCGCGGCCTTCGTTGGACGGGCTGACACCGTCGGAGATGAGCATCAGGGCCGAACGGATGTGGTCGGCCACCACGCGCATGCGCACGTCATCGGTGTGGTGCGGATCCGAGGGGTCTTCGGCGCTGGTGTAGGTCCTGCCGGAAAGCTCGGCGGCCTTGTCCAGGACCGGACGGACCTGATCCGTCTCGTACATGTTCTCCACGCCCTGGAGGATCATGGCGAGGCGCTCGAGGCCGAGGCCGGTGTCGATGTTCTTCTGCGGCAGTTCGCCGGCCACGTCGAAGTCGGTCTTGGACCGGACGGCGGAGAGCTGGTACTGCATAAAGACCAGGTTCCAGATTTCGATGTAGCGGGTCTCATCGACGGCGGGGCCGCCTTCCTGCCCGTACGCCGGTCCGCGGTCGTAGTAGATCTCCGAGCAGGGGCCGCCGGGGCCGGCCTGGCCGGTGTTCCAATAGTTGTCCGCCTTGCCGGTGCCGATGATGCGTTCGTTCGGGACACCGATCTTGTCGCGCCAGATCGAACGCGCCTCGTCGTCGCGCTCCTCGCCGTCTTCGTAGACAGTGACCCAGAGACGCTCGGGGTCCAGGCCGAAACCGCCCTTTTCGACGTCGGAGGTCAGCAGCTCCCACGCGTAGGTGATGGCTTCTTCCTTGAAGTAGTCGCCAAAGGAGAAGTTGCCGGCCATCTGGAAGAACGTGCC from Arthrobacter zhangbolii includes the following:
- the alaS gene encoding alanine--tRNA ligase, whose product is MKSHEIARRWLDYFSSKGHTVVPSASLVSNDPSLLFTVAGMVPFIPYLTAREKAPYSRATSVQKCIRTADIEEVGKTARHGTFFQMAGNFSFGDYFKEEAITYAWELLTSDVEKGGFGLDPERLWVTVYEDGEERDDEARSIWRDKIGVPNERIIGTGKADNYWNTGQAGPGGPCSEIYYDRGPAYGQEGGPAVDETRYIEIWNLVFMQYQLSAVRSKTDFDVAGELPQKNIDTGLGLERLAMILQGVENMYETDQVRPVLDKAAELSGRTYTSAEDPSDPHHTDDVRMRVVADHIRSALMLISDGVSPSNEGRGYVLRRLIRRAVRAMRLLGVETAVLPELLPVSRDAMKGVYPQVEADFARISRIAYAEEKAFLRTIASGTERLEEAVKVSKAAGTPLSGEEAFALHDTYGFPIDLTLEMAEEAGLKVDEAGFRSLMSEQRKRAQADARGKKHGHADLSVFNEMLAAGNTVFTGYDELSTESKVRGIISGGSRVEYAGQGSEISLVLDETPFYAEAGGQAADTGLITGDGFVLEVQDVQRPVKGLSVHKAIVREGEIAAGANVLAAVDAQRRHEAEQAHSGTHIVHAALHQILGPEALQRGSFNKAGYLRFDFSWGEGLSDAAKSEIEEVSNLAIRSNYQVETKIMSLDEAKALGATALFGEAYGDTVRVVEMNGDWSRELCGGTHVASTSRIGSLTLLGEQSVGSGNRRVEAFVGMDAFRHLAAERALVNELSEMLKVPSVQLPDRLAATLAKLKATEKELEKLRREQLAASAAALVGTAADVDGVRLLAHNAGEVGGADDLRTLALDLRSRLGSEPAAVAVAGVSNNRPVVIVATNEGARAAGVKAGALVKTAAGVLGGGGGGKDDVAQGGGSDAGKIAEALTAIRGAVAGRS